In a single window of the Thermofilaceae archaeon genome:
- a CDS encoding DUF357 domain-containing protein: MESLERARRYIENLRAALVDLEGKDLGAATRVVEQARSYLSDAEFYLEKGDIITSIACSSYAEGLLDALNLLSVARIEWPRKPRPRVIVGGAFEILHPGHLHLLRRARELGRVIVIVARDSTIQKLKGRPPIVPEQQRLEVVKSIRYVDEAYLGSDPLDVEGVLLKLRPDIVLLGPDQHYLEELVREAISRLNLGISVVKLENRVGTESFSSSAIFRKLSEHT; encoded by the coding sequence ATGGAATCCCTTGAAAGGGCTAGACGGTACATCGAGAACCTACGCGCAGCTCTAGTTGACTTAGAGGGGAAGGATCTGGGGGCTGCCACACGGGTCGTTGAGCAGGCTCGGAGCTACCTATCTGATGCGGAGTTCTACCTAGAGAAGGGGGATATAATTACCAGCATAGCGTGCTCGTCCTACGCTGAGGGGCTTCTTGACGCGCTGAACTTGCTTAGCGTGGCTAGAATCGAGTGGCCACGCAAGCCCAGACCGAGGGTCATCGTTGGGGGGGCCTTTGAGATCCTGCATCCTGGCCATCTACACCTACTTAGACGGGCTAGGGAGCTGGGCAGGGTCATTGTGATCGTGGCCCGGGACTCCACGATCCAGAAGCTGAAGGGGAGGCCACCAATAGTCCCTGAGCAGCAACGCTTAGAGGTCGTCAAGAGCATTAGGTACGTTGATGAGGCATACCTAGGCAGCGACCCCCTCGATGTTGAAGGGGTGCTGCTGAAACTTAGGCCGGATATCGTCCTACTGGGTCCTGACCAGCATTACCTGGAGGAGCTGGTTAGAGAAGCGATCTCCCGACTGAACCTAGGCATAAGCGTTGTGAAGCTCGAGAATAGGGTGGGCACCGAGAGTTTCTCTAGCAGCGCGATTTTCAGAAAACTCTCCGAGCATACTTAG
- the dph5 gene encoding diphthine synthase, whose translation MLVIAGLGICGLRDLTLGTLECLRRADAVYVETYTSLIPDFNVRDLEGLVGRNVVVIGRDVIEGEKLYEIIEMAREKLVVLLAPGDPFIATTHIVVKLEAIKRGVEVQYLPAPSIVNAISAATGLDFYKFCRPVTIVSPRSSYFPLTPYYVLMENLKRGLHTLFLLELDVERGYAMRAEEAAQLLWSMEERVGRGIIDYEETLFVSVARASSPSQIVKAFKLTSTPDFGPPPHVLIVPGLLNPVEKEALQLIAGASPLDVEKWQSRVKALMEEKSSYCVQ comes from the coding sequence ATGCTCGTCATAGCCGGCTTGGGGATATGTGGTTTAAGGGACCTCACGCTGGGCACCCTCGAGTGCTTAAGGCGTGCCGATGCAGTTTACGTAGAAACGTACACTAGCCTGATCCCAGACTTCAACGTGCGAGATCTGGAAGGCTTGGTGGGGAGGAACGTGGTAGTTATTGGGCGCGACGTCATTGAGGGGGAAAAGCTCTATGAGATAATCGAGATGGCCAGGGAGAAGCTGGTAGTTCTACTGGCCCCTGGAGACCCCTTTATCGCGACTACACACATCGTCGTTAAGCTGGAAGCAATCAAGAGAGGGGTTGAGGTTCAGTACCTACCGGCACCCTCCATAGTGAACGCTATTAGCGCAGCTACCGGTCTCGACTTCTACAAGTTCTGTCGCCCTGTAACAATCGTCAGCCCGCGCTCCAGCTACTTCCCTCTGACCCCTTACTACGTCTTAATGGAGAACCTTAAGAGGGGACTACACACCCTTTTCCTTTTAGAACTTGATGTGGAGCGGGGATACGCGATGCGCGCGGAGGAAGCCGCTCAGCTACTGTGGAGCATGGAGGAGCGTGTAGGAAGGGGGATTATCGACTATGAAGAAACCCTCTTCGTATCGGTTGCGCGAGCTTCAAGCCCCAGTCAGATCGTGAAGGCGTTTAAACTCACCTCTACGCCGGACTTTGGTCCTCCACCGCATGTCCTCATCGTGCCCGGTCTGCTGAATCCCGTAGAGAAGGAAGCTCTGCAGCTGATAGCTGGAGCCTCCCCTCTCGATGTCGAAAAGTGGCAAAGTAGGGTGAAAGCGTTGATGGAAGAAAAATCGAGTTATTGCGTGCAATAG
- the rpl18a gene encoding 50S ribosomal protein L18Ae has product MAREVKVFRIAGYMNLYRVGERRKFVVEVPAIKLEHAIERVLSELGSRHKLKRSHIEIIEAREIQESEISKPHVASLLNLDRVVA; this is encoded by the coding sequence ATGGCTCGAGAGGTCAAGGTGTTCAGGATTGCTGGCTACATGAACTTGTACAGAGTTGGCGAGAGAAGGAAGTTCGTAGTAGAAGTGCCTGCTATTAAGCTTGAGCACGCAATCGAGCGGGTGTTAAGCGAGCTCGGCTCCCGCCATAAACTGAAAAGATCTCATATAGAGATAATCGAAGCCCGCGAGATACAAGAGAGTGAGATCAGCAAGCCACATGTGGCAAGCCTGCTGAACCTTGATAGAGTTGTGGCTTAA
- the pfdA gene encoding prefoldin subunit alpha, with translation MAEAGAQREQLVAEYTLVSQLAEEMRKRIELLNASMNEVAAARRALEETQNLNEGDELLVPLGAGVFVRARLANKSSVVVTIGASIMIEKNVDEALRIIGSREQRIRDALQRSMAEYQALLNRLQELEQQIRSMNR, from the coding sequence ATGGCTGAAGCTGGTGCTCAAAGGGAGCAGCTGGTAGCCGAATACACGCTGGTGAGCCAACTTGCTGAGGAGATGAGGAAGAGGATTGAGCTTTTGAACGCGAGCATGAATGAGGTTGCGGCTGCTAGACGAGCGCTAGAGGAAACCCAGAATCTCAACGAGGGTGACGAGCTGCTAGTACCCCTCGGTGCTGGGGTTTTTGTGCGCGCGAGGCTCGCGAACAAGAGCAGTGTGGTGGTGACGATTGGAGCCAGCATAATGATAGAGAAGAATGTGGATGAAGCCCTGAGAATTATCGGGAGCAGGGAACAGCGGATTAGAGATGCCCTTCAGAGGAGCATGGCTGAGTACCAAGCGTTGCTCAATCGATTGCAAGAGCTTGAGCAGCAAATACGGAGCATGAACAGGTAG
- the ftsY gene encoding signal recognition particle-docking protein FtsY — MLEGLRSVLHQIATRITTSKLSEEELEEIESITVFKLLECDVALEAAEEVARYVRREASQLRVPRAGNREKLVRELLRRALLKIFERAEWFDLEQEVARLRSSGEVVKILFLGPNGHGKTTTLAKLGYRFKTKGYSVVFAAADTWRAGAIEQLRAHARAVGADIVEHGYGSDPAAVAYDAVAYARKRGLDLVLIDTAGRLQTDVNLMEEMAKIARVVKPHFKIFVGDALTGNDALDQALKFNQYVGVDGGILTKADADTKGGAALSFVYATGKPILYLGTGQAYVDLTPFSVDWFLEKVLQA; from the coding sequence ATGCTTGAAGGGTTAAGAAGCGTCTTGCATCAGATCGCTACGAGGATTACCACTTCTAAGCTATCTGAAGAGGAATTGGAGGAGATCGAATCCATAACTGTGTTCAAGCTTTTAGAGTGCGACGTGGCCCTCGAGGCGGCGGAAGAAGTCGCCCGGTATGTGAGACGCGAAGCGAGTCAGCTGCGAGTGCCCAGAGCGGGGAATCGGGAGAAGCTTGTGAGAGAGCTGCTCCGCCGTGCACTACTGAAGATTTTTGAAAGAGCCGAGTGGTTCGATTTAGAGCAGGAGGTTGCAAGGCTGCGCTCCTCAGGTGAAGTTGTCAAGATACTGTTCCTGGGACCTAACGGACACGGGAAGACAACCACGCTGGCGAAACTCGGGTACAGGTTCAAGACGAAGGGGTACTCGGTGGTTTTCGCGGCGGCAGATACGTGGAGAGCTGGAGCAATCGAGCAGTTGAGAGCTCACGCTAGGGCTGTTGGAGCGGACATCGTGGAGCACGGCTACGGGTCTGATCCCGCGGCGGTGGCCTACGATGCTGTAGCTTATGCTCGAAAGCGCGGCCTGGATCTGGTACTAATCGATACTGCAGGGCGTCTGCAGACCGACGTAAACTTGATGGAAGAGATGGCAAAGATAGCGCGAGTCGTTAAGCCTCACTTCAAGATTTTTGTTGGTGATGCTTTGACGGGCAACGATGCACTTGATCAAGCGCTCAAGTTCAACCAGTACGTTGGTGTAGACGGGGGCATACTGACGAAGGCGGATGCCGATACGAAGGGCGGTGCCGCGCTGAGCTTTGTATACGCCACGGGGAAGCCGATACTGTACCTGGGGACCGGGCAGGCGTACGTCGATCTGACGCCTTTCTCAGTGGACTGGTTCCTAGAAAAAGTCTTGCAAGCGTAA
- the argF gene encoding ornithine carbamoyltransferase — MARHLISISDLTREEILFIIELSLEYKRLRARGVRLTGELQGRSVAMLFEKPSTRTRASFAVAVYEMGGLPVVYTREELQLARGEPVKDTARVLSRYHDAIAARVYKHEVLEEFTRFSSVPVINLLSDKEHPLQAIADYVTIYEKFGRVDDVRIAFIGDGRDNVFTSLAVAGLKLGSEIRVASPPQYQPDVSALIRAAKEVRGSIEVYEDPFEAVKGAHVVYTDVFVSMGQEAEREDRLKAFLPGYRVTSELMKSARSDAVFMHCLPARRGEEVEDEVIEGPYSIVFDQAENRLHSAKAVLRFLLTENLKA; from the coding sequence GTGGCTCGGCACCTCATCAGCATTAGCGATCTCACGAGGGAGGAGATCCTTTTCATTATCGAGCTCTCCCTCGAGTACAAGAGGCTCAGGGCAAGAGGGGTTAGGCTCACGGGGGAGCTGCAGGGGCGGAGTGTCGCCATGCTCTTCGAAAAACCTTCGACCCGGACTCGGGCTTCCTTCGCAGTGGCTGTCTACGAGATGGGTGGCTTACCGGTAGTGTACACCCGTGAGGAACTGCAGCTCGCTCGGGGGGAGCCGGTGAAGGATACTGCCAGAGTGTTGTCAAGGTATCACGACGCTATAGCCGCGCGCGTTTACAAGCACGAGGTGTTGGAAGAGTTTACTCGTTTCTCTAGCGTTCCGGTGATCAATCTGCTCAGCGATAAGGAGCACCCGCTGCAAGCGATAGCAGATTACGTGACGATCTACGAAAAGTTCGGTCGCGTAGACGACGTGAGAATAGCTTTCATCGGTGATGGTCGTGATAACGTCTTCACCTCCTTGGCTGTAGCGGGCTTGAAGCTTGGCAGCGAGATTCGGGTAGCTAGCCCCCCTCAGTACCAGCCCGATGTTTCCGCGCTCATACGGGCTGCAAAGGAGGTTAGAGGCAGTATTGAAGTGTATGAAGACCCGTTCGAAGCCGTCAAGGGAGCCCACGTTGTGTACACTGACGTTTTCGTCTCCATGGGACAGGAAGCTGAACGGGAGGACCGATTGAAAGCATTCCTACCGGGGTACAGGGTCACCTCCGAATTGATGAAAAGCGCGAGGAGCGATGCGGTCTTCATGCATTGCCTACCCGCCCGGAGAGGGGAGGAGGTAGAGGATGAAGTGATCGAAGGGCCTTACTCGATCGTCTTCGACCAGGCTGAAAACAGGTTGCACTCCGCAAAAGCTGTACTCAGGTTCCTTCTAACCGAAAACTTGAAAGCTTAA